A region from the Aegilops tauschii subsp. strangulata cultivar AL8/78 chromosome 5, Aet v6.0, whole genome shotgun sequence genome encodes:
- the LOC141022417 gene encoding uncharacterized protein encodes MGDAVVCRRGTYMRGTDPRFDPFCIWGNEIFMNERQVRKLRKIVRRKKRVIGIKLYIYTFSKTTVNFRMWFPKLFTDDYLANYMTGVEATKVKVYDSCYHDNALEVFLKMVKDGRAIVTRGWTKVVRAYGMQEGTLWAFRFFNTVGSQNDLLLSLHLYRL; translated from the exons atgggcgatgctgttgtttgccgtcgag gtacatatatgaggggtactgatccacgctttgatcccttttgcatatggggcaatgagatattcatgaacgagcgtcaagtgaggaaactaagaaagattgttaggcgaaagaaacgggtgattggaattaagctctatATTTACACTTTCtcgaagacaacagtgaactttaggatg tggtttccgaagctatttactgatgattaccttgcaaactacatgaccggagtggaggcaactaaggttaaagtatatgattcatgctaccatgataatgctctagaagtcttcctgaagatggtgaaggatgggcgggcgatcgtcacaaggggttggacaaaagtggttcgtgcctatggcatgcaagaaggcacattatgggcattccgcttcttcaacaccgtcggcagtcaaaatgatttactcttgtctcttcacctttaccgcctttaa